From Caldicellulosiruptor hydrothermalis 108, a single genomic window includes:
- a CDS encoding Ger(x)C family spore germination protein — MKKFVAALTLLFLIPAFLTGCWNRKELNDILIVQAVGVDKNQSGQFKLTFQVLKPKVLKNPTNLPSSSQQKGVWCFSSTGKSVFDAIRNATLSCDKKLFFSHNKIIVISEKVAHQGIENVLDIFLRYHEFRPDAYFIVTSDDIEKFLDATVPIESIPAKELENVIKNYFANAKTFPVRLYEFQKMSNTKSKTAVVPFVTTKSPLKQSSQTQMFYVEKMAVFSNYKLVGYLTHEQMRGLLWAAGKIKSGIYPVKLGKDLFSLELIQNSSTIDVKRKDGKAFFTLQIITETNLGEKHSNSYISSSLVEKIKKDLSKSIRNDIQKALKKSFELNCDILHLGDIYYSSYKKPLKFDKNSISVSIVVKPFIRRFGMMKE, encoded by the coding sequence ATGAAAAAGTTTGTAGCTGCTTTAACACTGCTTTTTTTAATACCAGCTTTTCTGACAGGTTGCTGGAACAGAAAAGAGCTCAACGACATATTGATTGTTCAGGCAGTTGGAGTTGACAAAAACCAAAGCGGGCAGTTCAAGCTCACATTCCAGGTATTAAAACCAAAGGTGCTTAAAAATCCAACAAATCTGCCATCCAGTTCTCAACAAAAAGGAGTGTGGTGTTTTTCATCAACAGGCAAAAGCGTATTTGACGCTATCCGAAACGCAACACTTTCATGTGATAAAAAGCTTTTCTTTTCACACAATAAGATTATTGTTATTAGCGAAAAAGTTGCACATCAAGGAATTGAAAATGTTCTTGATATATTCTTAAGGTATCATGAATTTCGTCCAGATGCATATTTCATTGTTACATCTGATGACATTGAAAAATTCTTGGATGCAACTGTCCCAATAGAGTCAATACCTGCAAAAGAGCTTGAAAATGTAATAAAGAATTACTTTGCAAACGCAAAAACGTTTCCTGTTAGGCTATACGAATTTCAAAAGATGTCAAATACAAAGTCAAAAACTGCAGTTGTTCCTTTTGTGACAACAAAATCACCCTTAAAACAATCTTCTCAGACACAGATGTTTTACGTAGAAAAAATGGCAGTGTTTAGTAACTACAAGCTTGTAGGGTATCTTACACACGAGCAGATGCGAGGACTTTTATGGGCAGCTGGCAAAATAAAAAGCGGGATATATCCTGTAAAGCTTGGCAAAGACTTATTTTCGTTAGAACTTATACAAAACAGTAGCACCATCGATGTTAAAAGAAAAGACGGCAAAGCTTTCTTTACCTTGCAAATAATCACTGAGACAAACCTTGGTGAAAAACATTCAAACTCTTATATCTCAAGTTCTTTGGTGGAAAAAATAAAAAAAGATCTTAGCAAATCTATCAGAAACGACATTCAAAAGGCATTGAAAAAATCGTTTGAACTCAATTGCGACATTCTGCACCTTGGCGATATTTATTACTCTTCATACAAAAAGCCTTTAAAGTTTGACAAAAATTCTATTTCGGTCTCAATTGTTGTAAAGCCTTTCATAAGGCGATTTGGTATGATGAAAGAGTGA